In one Umezawaea sp. Da 62-37 genomic region, the following are encoded:
- a CDS encoding MFS transporter — protein MRRVRRPVRPRRSVPVNGARPDRAERAIVVVIALAAGVAAMTQTLVVPLLGELPGLLHAGTAGTFWVVIAAMLAGAVISPVIGRLGDLYGKRRLVLVVLALLTAGSLLCAVADSLAPMVVGRALQGVGMAIVPLGISLLRDVLSPRRVGTAIALTSSVLGVGSAFGLPVGGIVAQLGDWHLLFWGVAALTAVIAVLVVWLVPVAPGLAHGSFDLVGALGMTAGLTALLLAISHGGEWGWSSPTTLALFVGAAVALVAWAWWERRVTDPLIDFATAARRPVLLTNTASVVVGFAMYAQILVVPQLLQLPVSTGHGLGHSMISAGLWMVPAGAAMMIASPVGAKLSAARGPKFSLVLGTVLIGLGYVACLVWLGSTAGLVFGTVVTNAGVGFAYGAMPALIMGSVSPGETGAANGFNTLMRSIGSSMAGAVVGVIFTRLSTSVGGVDIPLRSAFVLVAVTGVVSSVVALLVSGVIPVRHVRTPPGNDSRRPVAVPSSGVRSE, from the coding sequence GTGCGAAGAGTGCGACGGCCCGTGCGGCCGCGGCGGAGCGTCCCGGTGAACGGGGCGCGGCCCGATCGGGCCGAACGCGCCATCGTGGTCGTCATCGCCCTGGCCGCCGGTGTGGCCGCGATGACGCAGACCCTGGTGGTCCCGTTGCTCGGCGAGCTGCCGGGCCTGCTGCACGCGGGCACGGCGGGCACCTTCTGGGTGGTCATCGCGGCGATGCTCGCCGGCGCGGTCATCAGCCCGGTCATCGGCAGGCTCGGCGACCTCTACGGCAAACGGCGGCTGGTGCTGGTCGTGCTGGCGCTGCTGACGGCCGGGTCGCTGCTCTGCGCGGTGGCCGACTCGCTCGCGCCGATGGTCGTCGGACGGGCGCTCCAGGGCGTGGGCATGGCGATCGTGCCCCTGGGGATCAGCCTGCTGCGCGACGTCCTGTCGCCGCGGCGGGTCGGCACGGCGATCGCGCTGACGTCCTCCGTCCTCGGTGTCGGCTCGGCGTTCGGGCTGCCCGTCGGCGGGATCGTGGCGCAGCTCGGCGACTGGCACCTGCTGTTCTGGGGTGTCGCCGCGCTGACCGCGGTGATCGCCGTGCTGGTGGTGTGGCTGGTCCCGGTGGCGCCGGGGCTCGCGCACGGCAGCTTCGACCTCGTCGGCGCGCTCGGCATGACCGCCGGGCTGACCGCGCTGCTGCTGGCGATCTCCCACGGCGGCGAGTGGGGCTGGTCCAGTCCCACGACCCTCGCGCTGTTCGTCGGCGCGGCGGTCGCGCTCGTGGCCTGGGCCTGGTGGGAACGACGGGTGACCGACCCGCTGATCGACTTCGCCACCGCCGCCCGGCGGCCGGTGCTCCTCACGAACACCGCGTCGGTCGTCGTCGGCTTCGCGATGTACGCGCAGATCCTCGTGGTGCCGCAACTGCTCCAGCTCCCCGTCTCCACGGGGCACGGCCTCGGCCACTCGATGATCTCGGCGGGGTTGTGGATGGTGCCCGCGGGGGCCGCGATGATGATCGCGTCACCGGTGGGGGCCAAGCTCTCGGCGGCGCGCGGACCGAAGTTCTCCCTGGTGCTCGGGACGGTCCTCATCGGACTCGGGTACGTGGCCTGCCTGGTCTGGCTGGGATCCACCGCCGGTCTCGTGTTCGGCACGGTGGTGACCAACGCGGGCGTCGGGTTCGCCTACGGCGCGATGCCCGCCCTGATCATGGGGTCGGTGTCGCCGGGCGAGACCGGTGCCGCGAACGGTTTCAACACGCTGATGCGGTCCATCGGCTCGTCGATGGCGGGTGCGGTGGTGGGTGTCATCTTCACCCGGCTGAGCACATCCGTTGGGGGAGTGGACATCCCGCTGCGGAGCGCCTTCGTGCTCGTCGCGGTGACGGGTGTCGTGAGCTCCGTCGTCGCGCTCCTCGTGAGCGGGGTGATCCCCGTCCGGCACGTCCGGACGCCGCCCGGAAACGATTCACGCAGACCCGTCGCGGTCCCTTCATCGGGGGTCCGTTCCGAATAG
- a CDS encoding helix-turn-helix domain-containing protein, which yields MTAEPDEAQADRGRGRPPMTERRKEIIRLQIATVALDLFKSQGVAATSVEQIADGLGISTRTLWRYSPSKEGCVLPLLQHGIAVVVQKFHEWPRDMPLLEQLLHEEDLAEATPESTLDLVRLTRTEPAIRSVWLQSHLDSESAFAGVIAERTGLPPDALETKVQAGMLNVALRIALEHYAWTIDQGVEEPGSMTDATQTALRTAIKGLAM from the coding sequence GTGACAGCAGAGCCCGACGAGGCGCAGGCGGACCGCGGCCGCGGCAGGCCGCCGATGACCGAGCGGCGGAAGGAGATCATCCGGCTGCAGATCGCGACGGTGGCGCTTGACCTCTTCAAGTCGCAGGGCGTCGCCGCCACGTCCGTCGAGCAGATCGCGGACGGGCTGGGCATCTCGACCCGCACCCTGTGGCGGTACTCCCCGTCCAAGGAGGGCTGCGTCCTCCCCCTGCTCCAGCACGGGATCGCGGTCGTCGTGCAGAAGTTCCACGAGTGGCCGCGCGACATGCCGCTGCTCGAACAGCTGCTGCACGAGGAGGACCTCGCCGAGGCGACCCCCGAGTCCACTTTGGACCTCGTGCGGCTGACCCGCACGGAGCCCGCCATCCGGTCGGTCTGGCTGCAGAGCCACCTCGACTCGGAGAGCGCCTTCGCGGGGGTCATCGCCGAACGCACCGGCCTGCCGCCGGACGCGCTGGAGACCAAGGTACAGGCGGGCATGTTGAACGTCGCGCTCCGCATCGCGCTGGAGCACTACGCCTGGACCATCGACCAGGGCGTCGAGGAGCCGGGCAGCATGACCGACGCGACGCAGACCGCCTTGCGCACGGCCATCAAGGGCCTCGCGATGTGA
- a CDS encoding polyprenyl synthetase family protein, producing MTETDVPQVADPEIAALVRAEVEFRWPDGISGLDEVVRYGLVPFGKMMGPWMLIRSALAVGGEMSQVLPAAVAVECIQVGAMMHDDIIDGDPQRRSKRAAHSAYGSSTAILGGDGLFFHGFAALARCQEAGVPVDRVGRALTILSETGLRIGEAALTEVRMSRTVCSTATYLNMIKDKSGALLWMACGLGATLSGADDASLAALKQYSDLLGVGYQIRDDLMAFDGTNAGKPNISDIRNGRPTLPVLLAHRRAPRDKQRVIEHLLADTSSPLEERHEAMAELANAFGAVESARAMSHRYARLAGRALDSLPPTAHRDALAELTVPGRLV from the coding sequence ATGACGGAGACGGATGTGCCTCAGGTAGCCGATCCCGAGATAGCAGCACTGGTCCGCGCCGAAGTGGAATTCCGGTGGCCCGACGGCATTTCCGGTCTCGACGAGGTCGTGCGCTACGGATTGGTCCCATTCGGCAAGATGATGGGCCCGTGGATGTTGATCCGATCGGCGCTGGCCGTCGGCGGTGAAATGTCACAGGTCCTTCCGGCCGCGGTCGCGGTGGAATGCATCCAGGTCGGCGCGATGATGCACGACGACATCATCGACGGCGACCCGCAGCGGCGGAGCAAACGCGCCGCCCACTCGGCCTACGGATCGTCGACGGCCATTCTGGGCGGCGACGGCCTGTTCTTCCACGGTTTCGCCGCGCTGGCCCGCTGCCAGGAGGCCGGTGTCCCGGTCGACCGCGTCGGCCGGGCGCTGACCATCCTCTCCGAGACCGGCCTGCGCATCGGCGAGGCGGCGCTCACGGAGGTCCGGATGAGCCGCACCGTCTGCTCCACCGCCACCTACCTCAACATGATCAAGGACAAGAGCGGGGCGCTGCTCTGGATGGCGTGCGGGCTCGGCGCCACGCTCAGCGGAGCCGACGACGCCTCCCTCGCGGCGCTCAAGCAGTACAGCGACCTGCTCGGAGTCGGCTACCAGATCCGCGACGACCTGATGGCCTTCGACGGGACCAATGCCGGAAAACCGAACATCTCGGACATCCGCAACGGCAGGCCCACCCTGCCGGTGCTGCTCGCGCACCGCCGCGCGCCGCGCGACAAGCAGCGCGTCATCGAGCACCTGCTCGCCGACACCTCCTCCCCCCTGGAGGAGCGCCACGAGGCGATGGCGGAACTGGCGAACGCCTTCGGGGCCGTGGAATCGGCGCGGGCGATGTCGCACCGCTACGCGCGTCTGGCCGGACGCGCGTTGGACAGCCTGCCCCCGACCGCACATCGGGACGCCCTCGCGGAACTCACCGTGCCCGGTCGTCTGGTGTAG
- a CDS encoding tryptophan 2,3-dioxygenase family protein, with product MNYSGYLHLKELLALQNPLTPSDQQDLHDSERLFIVVHQASETLLSQAIADLRHIEAGDCGENCSAYRVDRATHIVHALVGHLELMHRTLEPEDFMRFRDRFGTASGLQSPQFHELFRTTERLTTGNTGRELGVEPLQLLGLSAAIRQWRYTHLKMVEHMIGSLPGSGDTSGLEYLERQLNGTPRCEYADGATAGRPRTHS from the coding sequence ATGAACTATTCGGGGTACCTTCACCTGAAGGAACTGCTGGCGCTGCAGAATCCGCTCACACCGTCCGACCAGCAGGACCTCCACGACAGCGAACGGCTTTTCATCGTCGTGCACCAGGCGTCCGAGACGCTGCTCAGCCAGGCGATCGCCGATCTCCGCCACATCGAGGCCGGGGACTGCGGCGAAAACTGCTCCGCCTACCGGGTGGATCGGGCGACCCACATCGTCCACGCCCTCGTCGGGCATTTGGAGTTGATGCACCGCACGTTGGAGCCGGAGGACTTCATGCGGTTCCGCGATCGGTTCGGAACGGCGAGCGGTCTGCAGTCCCCCCAGTTCCACGAACTGTTCCGGACGACCGAGCGCCTCACCACCGGGAACACCGGCCGCGAACTCGGGGTGGAACCCCTGCAACTGCTGGGGCTCAGCGCCGCGATCCGGCAGTGGCGGTACACGCATTTGAAGATGGTCGAGCACATGATCGGCAGCCTGCCGGGCTCGGGTGACACCTCCGGCCTCGAATACCTCGAACGCCAGTTGAACGGAACGCCGCGGTGCGAATACGCCGACGGCGCCACCGCCGGAAGGCCCCGGACGCATTCCTGA